From Polaribacter haliotis:
ATCCATTAGAGATAGCCTTTGTAATATTAATTTTTACTGAACTGTAATAGTTCCTTTGTTATAATCTACAGTGATTTTATAAGTGCCATCTCCAGGAGATTTTACGTTATTTTCATCATCTCTTACAACCATTCCAGCGTATTTTTTGCTTTCTCCCCAGTCATTGTCCCAAGAACCTTGTACTGGTAAAAACTTAAATTCGTCTGTAGCAGTTAGTGTTTGGGTAATTTCAAAAACTCCATCTGCGGTTTTAGTAAAAGCAGGAGCAGTAGTATTATCCCATCCATTTGGAGAACCTACTAAATGTAAGTTTGTAGGCGCTTCTACCATAGAAAATGATAATGTGTTAAAATCTAAAGTAACCATATATGTTCCAGCAGTTTCTACTTTAATGTTTTGCTCATTATCTTGTTCTAATCTTTTAGGAGTTTCTTTATTTTCTCCCCAATCTCCATCCCAAGAACCAGAATTTGGTAACATTTTAAACTCGTCACCAGCACTAAAAGTTTGTATTCTTACAAATACTCCATTACCAGAAGTGTTAAATTGTTGAGAAACATCTGCATTATTCCAACCATTATGAGCACCAACCATAAACATGGTGTCTATGTTAGAAAGTTTAAAACTTAATGTATTAAAATCTACAATAATTACATAAGTTCCAGCATTGGCAACCTTTATATTTTGCTCATCATCTTGTACTACTTTTCCAGGATTATTTTTATCTTCTCCATAATCTCCATCCCATTTTCCAGTTTCAGGTATCATTTTAAATTCTGCACCAGCATCAAACTTTTGTACTCTAGAGAATACTCCATTTCCATCGTTAAAAAATTGCTGAGAGGCATCTGCATTGTTCCATCCGTTATGAGAACCTACCATAAATAAATTATCTGGTATTGCTGCTTTAAATGCGGTTATTGAAAGTGTAATTTTTTCTGAAGTTCTCGTTAAATCTCCAGAAGCTGTTTTTGCAACTGCTTTTAACCTGAAGTCAAAATCTGAAGCAACATCTGCTTTTCCACCAC
This genomic window contains:
- a CDS encoding SusE domain-containing protein → MNIYIKRISYLFLSLTLLLGACEAEESLTITTPDPEFVLDTPGISNILLNFDLPDNPAFTITWNDEINSGATYSVEMSTDAEFTTPVVLGSTEKNNFSMTVAAFNQVLSDANIKSFADTGVYMRLNTGSAVSNAILFQVSKFAVNPPSITSPVNGFSVVLLSANADDTALTLGWEDSEIAENSTVNVTYNVEMVISGGDFNDATQIGTSNTMSFEITHDALNDFIIAGGGKADVASDFDFRLKAVAKTASGDLTRTSEKITLSITAFKAAIPDNLFMVGSHNGWNNADASQQFFNDGNGVFSRVQKFDAGAEFKMIPETGKWDGDYGEDKNNPGKVVQDDEQNIKVANAGTYVIIVDFNTLSFKLSNIDTMFMVGAHNGWNNADVSQQFNTSGNGVFVRIQTFSAGDEFKMLPNSGSWDGDWGENKETPKRLEQDNEQNIKVETAGTYMVTLDFNTLSFSMVEAPTNLHLVGSPNGWDNTTAPAFTKTADGVFEITQTLTATDEFKFLPVQGSWDNDWGESKKYAGMVVRDDENNVKSPGDGTYKITVDYNKGTITVQ